One window of the Chryseobacterium sp. CY350 genome contains the following:
- a CDS encoding acyl-CoA thioesterase, which translates to MQSKNITCTEEVRVRFNETDPLGIVWHGHYIVYFEDGREAFGRQHGLTYLDIQKAGFVTPIVKTTTEHFLPLKYGETFNIVTTFVNSVSAKLIYKYEIFNQQNQLVCSGETIQVFLDAENNLCLYNPEFFQAWKDKMGF; encoded by the coding sequence ATGCAGTCTAAAAACATAACCTGTACCGAAGAAGTACGAGTCCGGTTCAACGAAACAGATCCACTGGGAATCGTCTGGCACGGGCATTACATCGTTTATTTTGAAGACGGAAGAGAAGCTTTCGGAAGACAGCACGGTTTAACCTATCTCGACATTCAGAAAGCCGGATTCGTAACACCGATCGTGAAAACAACTACGGAGCATTTTCTGCCTTTAAAATATGGCGAAACATTCAACATCGTTACGACTTTCGTGAACTCTGTTTCAGCGAAATTAATTTACAAATACGAGATTTTCAATCAGCAAAATCAATTGGTTTGCAGCGGAGAAACCATTCAGGTTTTTTTGGATGCTGAAAATAATTTATGCCTGTACAATCCGGAGTTTTTTCAGGCTTGGAAAGATAAAATGGGATTTTAG
- a CDS encoding beta-ketoacyl synthase N-terminal-like domain-containing protein: protein MNKEIYITDYNCVTPLGFDVESNWTAILEGKSGVALHKIIDDHDTFFVSKIHSEKLDEEFNKHFDNKNFTRLEKMFLLSLKPLVERHQISNDTGFILSTTKGNISLLKNESTLPEGIYLSKLARKLADFFGFKTKPIVVSNACVSGVMAISVAKNMIQTGKYKDAFVVAGDEISEFVISGFNSFQAIGSEPCKPYDKNRNGINLGEATASAFITSTPSENEKFRFKVLGDSAINDANHISGPSRTGDGLFLSVKNAMKEANVSSEQIDFISAHGTATLYNDEMEAIAFNRMDLQNVPLNSMKGFYGHCLGASGLLESIISMESALKNTLIQSKNFKEMGVSQDLNIIKENQSAEIRYILKTASGFGGCNAAIILEKC from the coding sequence ATGAACAAAGAAATTTACATTACAGATTACAACTGCGTCACGCCTTTGGGTTTTGATGTGGAATCAAACTGGACAGCGATTCTGGAAGGAAAATCCGGCGTGGCTTTGCATAAAATTATCGATGATCATGACACATTTTTTGTTTCTAAAATTCATTCTGAGAAATTGGATGAGGAATTTAATAAACACTTTGATAATAAAAATTTCACGAGACTTGAAAAAATGTTTCTTTTGAGTCTAAAACCTTTGGTAGAAAGACATCAGATTTCAAATGATACCGGTTTTATTTTATCAACAACCAAAGGAAATATCAGTTTATTAAAAAATGAAAGCACTTTACCGGAAGGCATTTACCTCTCAAAATTAGCCCGAAAACTGGCTGATTTTTTTGGATTTAAAACCAAACCGATTGTGGTTTCCAACGCTTGTGTTTCCGGAGTAATGGCGATTTCTGTTGCGAAAAATATGATTCAGACAGGAAAATACAAAGATGCTTTTGTAGTTGCCGGAGATGAGATTTCTGAGTTTGTAATTTCGGGTTTCAATTCTTTTCAGGCGATTGGAAGCGAACCTTGCAAACCTTACGATAAAAACCGAAACGGTATTAATCTGGGTGAAGCAACAGCAAGTGCATTCATCACTTCTACCCCATCAGAAAACGAAAAGTTTAGATTTAAAGTTCTCGGTGACTCCGCAATTAACGATGCAAATCACATTTCCGGACCATCAAGAACCGGCGACGGATTGTTTTTGAGCGTTAAAAATGCAATGAAAGAAGCAAATGTTTCATCAGAACAAATAGATTTTATTTCCGCTCACGGAACCGCTACGCTTTACAACGACGAAATGGAAGCCATCGCTTTCAACAGAATGGATTTGCAAAATGTTCCGCTCAACAGTATGAAAGGTTTTTACGGTCATTGTCTAGGCGCATCTGGTTTATTAGAAAGCATCATTTCTATGGAATCGGCTTTGAAAAACACTTTAATTCAATCTAAAAATTTTAAAGAAATGGGTGTTTCTCAGGATTTGAATATCATTAAAGAAAATCAATCGGCAGAAATCAGATATATTCTGAAAACGGCTTCTGGTTTTGGCGGATGTAATGCCGCAATTATTTTGGAGAAATGTTAA
- a CDS encoding 3-oxoacyl-ACP synthase, which yields MKKTDICTIENSKIIVNEQTIFETKTENFSDFAKEAYKNFELNYPKFHKMDNLSKLAFMASEMILKNDDHSNTALVFANKSSSLDTDFKYQVSINSQENYFPSPAVFVYTLPNICVGEISIKHKMQTENAFFVLDEFDEEFLNSYAAQILQSGKAEKVLCGWVELYQESYKAFVYLLTL from the coding sequence ATGAAGAAAACAGACATTTGCACCATAGAAAACTCAAAAATAATCGTTAACGAACAAACTATTTTTGAAACTAAAACCGAAAATTTCTCAGATTTCGCGAAAGAAGCTTATAAAAATTTCGAACTAAATTATCCTAAATTTCATAAAATGGATAATCTGAGCAAATTGGCTTTTATGGCTTCCGAAATGATTCTGAAAAATGATGATCACAGCAATACCGCATTGGTTTTTGCCAACAAATCCTCAAGCCTCGACACTGATTTTAAATATCAGGTAAGCATTAATTCTCAGGAAAATTATTTCCCGAGTCCTGCCGTATTTGTGTACACTTTACCCAACATTTGCGTGGGCGAAATCAGTATTAAACATAAAATGCAGACCGAAAATGCCTTTTTTGTCTTGGATGAATTTGATGAAGAATTTTTGAATTCATACGCGGCACAGATTCTGCAATCAGGGAAAGCTGAAAAAGTCTTGTGCGGCTGGGTCGAACTATATCAGGAAAGTTATAAAGCTTTTGTATATTTGCTGACTTTGTAA
- a CDS encoding phosphopantetheine-binding protein yields the protein MDDLKLELKNKIIEVLNLEDVTIEEIKDTDPLFGGGLGLDSIDALELIVMLDKDYGIKLADPKKGKEIFQSIEVMAKYIDENRTK from the coding sequence ATGGACGATTTAAAATTAGAATTAAAAAACAAAATTATAGAAGTTCTTAATCTTGAGGACGTTACAATCGAAGAAATCAAAGATACGGATCCACTTTTTGGCGGTGGTCTTGGTTTAGATTCAATTGATGCATTAGAGTTGATTGTAATGCTTGACAAAGACTACGGAATCAAATTGGCAGACCCAAAAAAAGGGAAAGAAATCTTCCAGTCAATTGAAGTGATGGCAAAGTACATCGACGAAAACAGAACAAAATAA
- a CDS encoding beta-ketoacyl-[acyl-carrier-protein] synthase family protein → MSQKIAITGMGIISSIGNNVEENFISLTTGKHGISDIEMFETRHAGSIKTGEIKLSNEDLIRKLQLREDNNITRTTLLGMIAAKEAVESSEISNINEYKTGLISSTSVAGMDFTEKYFYTYEDFPEKQKYIDSHDAGNSSLAIAELLGLKGMVSTISTACSSAANAIMMGAKLIKNGVLDRVIVGGADSLSKFTLNGFNTLMILTDSYNTPFDNKRKGLNLGEAAAFLILESDEVVKKENKKVLAYLSGYGNANDAHHQTASSENGQGAFLAMEKALKVSGLNKENIDYINVHGTATPNNDLSEGVAMIRIFGEKQVPEFSSTKAFTGHTLAAAAGIEAVYSILAMQNNVIFPNLNFKTKMEEFDLTPVTELKEKNINHVLSNSFGFGGNCSTLIFSK, encoded by the coding sequence ATGAGTCAAAAAATTGCCATTACAGGAATGGGCATTATTTCCTCCATTGGTAACAATGTCGAGGAAAATTTTATTTCGCTCACGACTGGTAAACACGGCATTTCAGATATCGAAATGTTTGAAACACGCCACGCCGGAAGCATCAAAACAGGCGAGATAAAATTGTCTAACGAAGATCTTATCCGAAAACTTCAGCTTCGTGAAGATAATAATATCACGAGAACCACCTTATTAGGAATGATCGCTGCGAAGGAAGCTGTTGAAAGCTCCGAAATTTCGAATATCAATGAATATAAAACCGGACTGATCTCTTCCACAAGCGTTGCAGGAATGGATTTTACCGAAAAATATTTCTACACCTACGAAGATTTTCCTGAAAAGCAAAAATATATTGACTCGCACGATGCCGGAAATTCTTCTTTGGCGATTGCAGAATTATTGGGTCTGAAAGGAATGGTTTCTACCATCAGTACCGCTTGTTCTTCAGCCGCAAACGCCATTATGATGGGAGCAAAACTCATTAAGAATGGCGTTCTTGACCGTGTAATTGTTGGTGGTGCAGATTCGCTTTCGAAGTTTACTTTGAATGGATTTAATACGCTGATGATTTTGACGGATTCTTACAATACACCTTTTGATAATAAAAGAAAAGGTCTGAATCTGGGTGAAGCAGCGGCTTTTCTCATTTTGGAATCTGATGAAGTGGTGAAAAAAGAAAATAAAAAAGTCCTTGCTTATCTTTCCGGATATGGAAATGCCAACGATGCGCATCACCAGACCGCTTCTTCGGAAAACGGACAAGGCGCGTTTTTAGCAATGGAAAAAGCGTTGAAAGTTTCTGGTTTAAATAAAGAAAACATCGATTACATCAACGTTCACGGCACAGCGACACCTAATAATGATTTGTCTGAAGGTGTTGCAATGATTCGGATTTTTGGCGAAAAGCAAGTTCCGGAATTCAGTTCTACCAAAGCGTTTACGGGTCATACTTTGGCAGCAGCAGCAGGAATTGAAGCCGTTTACTCGATTTTGGCGATGCAGAATAATGTGATTTTTCCAAATTTAAATTTCAAAACCAAAATGGAAGAATTTGATTTGACACCAGTTACCGAACTGAAAGAGAAAAATATCAACCATGTACTTTCCAACTCATTTGGATTTGGCGGAAACTGTTCAACTTTAATTTTTTCTAAATAA
- a CDS encoding beta-ketoacyl synthase N-terminal-like domain-containing protein, which translates to MRAVYINSAACISVQDTLNENFFDTLKAANSVQVLKAIEPNYKEFIPPAMIRRMSKTVKMSSVASHFALKEAEIEKPDAIIVGTGMGCSQDSEKFLKNVIDNQEEFLTPTFFIQSTHNTVSGQIALGLQCHGYNFTYVNCSSSLEFSMLDAKLQILDGESENVLVGSTDEQTDRTMELYKLNHSIKKEENLPVDYLNSITEGVIWGEGSSFFVLGKEKTENSYAQLKDIQIINTLELDETQQFIEDFLAKNNLTNQDIDALILGFSGDSKTDVYYKNVIPVFENSSLLYYKHLSGEFNTASGFSTFMACQILKNQEIPEAMMINEVKKESIKNILLYNHLKGKDHSLVLLERA; encoded by the coding sequence ATGCGTGCAGTTTACATCAACAGTGCCGCCTGCATCTCGGTTCAGGACACTTTAAACGAAAATTTTTTCGATACTTTAAAAGCTGCTAATTCGGTTCAGGTTCTAAAAGCGATTGAGCCCAATTACAAAGAATTCATTCCGCCTGCAATGATCAGGAGAATGTCTAAAACAGTGAAAATGAGTTCGGTAGCTTCCCATTTTGCATTAAAAGAAGCAGAAATAGAAAAACCGGATGCCATTATTGTAGGAACTGGAATGGGATGTTCTCAGGATTCTGAAAAGTTTCTGAAAAATGTGATTGATAATCAGGAAGAGTTTCTCACGCCGACTTTCTTCATTCAATCCACGCACAATACCGTTTCCGGGCAAATTGCTTTGGGATTGCAGTGTCACGGCTATAATTTTACTTACGTGAATTGTTCGTCCTCGCTCGAATTTTCAATGCTGGATGCAAAACTTCAGATTTTGGATGGAGAATCTGAAAATGTTTTGGTAGGTTCAACAGACGAACAAACTGACCGGACGATGGAATTATACAAATTGAATCATTCCATTAAAAAAGAAGAAAATCTTCCAGTTGATTATTTAAATTCAATAACAGAAGGCGTGATTTGGGGTGAAGGTTCCAGCTTTTTTGTTTTAGGAAAAGAAAAAACCGAAAATTCTTACGCTCAATTAAAAGATATTCAAATCATTAACACATTAGAATTAGACGAAACTCAACAATTCATTGAAGATTTTTTAGCAAAGAATAATTTAACCAATCAAGATATTGATGCTCTGATTTTAGGTTTCAGCGGAGATTCAAAAACTGATGTTTATTACAAAAACGTGATTCCTGTTTTTGAAAATTCTTCGTTATTGTATTACAAACATTTGAGTGGAGAATTCAATACAGCAAGCGGTTTTTCAACATTTATGGCTTGTCAGATTTTGAAGAATCAAGAAATTCCGGAAGCGATGATGATTAACGAGGTAAAAAAGGAAAGCATCAAAAACATTCTTCTCTATAATCATCTTAAAGGAAAAGATCATAGTCTTGTTTTGTTGGAAAGAGCTTAA